One window of the Shewanella maritima genome contains the following:
- the nrdG gene encoding anaerobic ribonucleoside-triphosphate reductase-activating protein: MHYHVYHSVDVVNGKGTRCTLFVSGCEHACKGCYNQSTWRVDSGHEYTQALEDRIIADLQDTRIVRKGLSLSGGDPLHPANVDAVLKLVKRVKAECAGKDIWLWTGYLVNELSAEQQAIVDRVDVLVDGKFEQALYDPSLKWRGSSNQRIHCLTEGVEI; encoded by the coding sequence ATGCATTATCACGTTTACCATAGCGTTGATGTTGTTAACGGCAAGGGCACACGTTGCACCTTGTTCGTTAGCGGCTGCGAACACGCTTGCAAAGGTTGTTATAACCAGTCAACCTGGCGCGTGGACTCTGGTCATGAGTATACCCAAGCGTTAGAAGATAGAATCATTGCTGATTTGCAAGATACGCGCATTGTACGCAAAGGTTTGTCGCTATCGGGAGGCGATCCACTGCATCCAGCTAACGTCGATGCTGTACTTAAGCTGGTTAAGCGGGTTAAAGCTGAGTGTGCAGGTAAAGACATTTGGTTATGGACCGGGTATTTAGTTAATGAGTTAAGCGCCGAGCAGCAAGCTATTGTGGATAGGGTAGATGTATTAGTTGATGGTAAGTTCGAGCAAGCATTGTACGACCCATCGCTAAAATGGCGTGGCAGTAGCAATCAACGCATTCACTGCTTGACCGAGGGTGTTGAAATTTAA
- the nrdD gene encoding anaerobic ribonucleoside-triphosphate reductase, whose product MLVVIKRDGCRTAFNGERIRDAVIAAMESAGQSDNDYAQTLASVVEQQFAAEHEVDIHELQSAVENALMSGPYKEVARHYIEYRHDRDVRREAKSKLNREIRGLVEQSDSSLLNENANKDAKVIPTQRDLLAGIVAKHYAKTHLLPKDVVAAHERGDIHYHDLDYAPFFPMFNCMLIDLEGMLTNGFKMGNAEIDTPKSISTATAVTAQIIAQVASHIYGGTTINRIDEVLAKFVQISYQKHLATGEQWNIADVEAYAMAQTEKECHDAFQSLEYEVNTLHTANGQTPFVTFGFGLGTSWEARLIQKSIMTVRMAGLGKNHKTAVFPKLVFAIRDGVNHKAADENYDIKQMALKCASMRMYPDILNYEQVERVTGSFKTPMGCRSFLSAFEQDGELVHEGRNNLGVVSLNLPRIAIEANGDEAKFYELLDERLAISRKALDTRIARLVGVKARVAPILYMEGACGVRLNADDDISEIFKNGRASISLGYIGIHETINALYGTDKHVFDDEALREKALDIIKHMKKAILAWKEETGYGFSLYSTPSENLCSRFCSIDAKEFGVVEGVTDKGYYTNSFHLDVEKKVNPFDKIDFEQPYPELANGGFICYGEYPNMQHNIEALEQVWDYSYSRVPYYGTNTPIDECYDCGFVGEFNCTSKGFVCPKCGNHEPSRVSVTRRVCGYLGSPDARPFNYGKQEEVKRRVKHI is encoded by the coding sequence ATGCTTGTTGTCATTAAAAGGGATGGTTGTCGTACTGCTTTTAACGGTGAACGTATTCGTGACGCCGTAATCGCAGCAATGGAGTCAGCAGGTCAATCTGATAACGATTACGCTCAAACGCTGGCGAGTGTGGTCGAGCAACAATTTGCTGCCGAGCACGAAGTCGACATTCACGAACTACAAAGCGCAGTTGAAAATGCGCTAATGTCTGGTCCATACAAAGAAGTGGCGCGTCACTATATTGAGTACCGTCATGACCGCGATGTGCGCCGCGAGGCTAAGAGTAAGCTAAACCGTGAAATTCGTGGTTTGGTTGAGCAAAGCGATAGTAGTCTACTTAACGAAAATGCTAACAAAGACGCTAAAGTGATCCCAACGCAGCGTGATTTATTAGCTGGTATTGTGGCTAAGCATTACGCTAAAACCCATTTACTACCTAAAGATGTGGTTGCTGCCCACGAGCGTGGCGATATTCACTACCACGATTTAGACTACGCACCATTTTTCCCAATGTTTAACTGTATGCTTATCGATCTTGAAGGCATGCTGACTAACGGTTTTAAAATGGGTAACGCTGAGATTGATACGCCTAAGTCAATTTCTACTGCGACAGCGGTTACTGCGCAGATCATTGCCCAAGTAGCCAGCCACATCTATGGCGGCACCACCATTAACCGCATTGATGAAGTGTTAGCCAAGTTTGTGCAAATTAGCTACCAAAAGCACCTTGCAACAGGTGAGCAGTGGAATATTGCTGATGTTGAAGCTTATGCCATGGCGCAAACCGAAAAAGAATGTCACGACGCATTCCAATCGCTTGAATATGAAGTCAATACTTTGCATACCGCGAACGGTCAAACGCCGTTTGTTACCTTTGGTTTTGGTTTAGGTACCAGCTGGGAAGCGCGCTTAATTCAAAAGTCTATTATGACTGTACGTATGGCGGGTTTAGGTAAAAACCATAAAACCGCAGTATTCCCTAAGCTAGTGTTTGCCATTCGTGATGGTGTAAACCATAAAGCGGCTGATGAAAACTACGACATTAAGCAAATGGCGCTAAAATGTGCAAGCATGCGCATGTATCCAGATATTCTTAACTATGAGCAAGTGGAGCGTGTCACTGGCTCGTTCAAAACGCCTATGGGTTGCCGTTCATTCTTATCTGCATTTGAGCAAGATGGTGAGCTAGTGCATGAAGGTCGTAATAACCTAGGTGTTGTTAGCCTTAACCTGCCGCGCATTGCAATCGAAGCCAATGGCGATGAAGCTAAGTTCTATGAGCTGCTTGATGAACGTTTAGCTATTTCACGCAAAGCATTAGATACCCGTATTGCTCGCCTTGTTGGTGTTAAAGCGCGTGTCGCACCAATCTTATATATGGAAGGCGCTTGCGGCGTGCGCTTAAATGCCGACGATGACATCTCAGAAATCTTCAAAAATGGCCGCGCGTCTATTTCGCTAGGTTACATTGGTATACATGAAACCATTAATGCACTTTATGGTACTGACAAGCATGTATTTGATGATGAAGCGCTGCGTGAAAAAGCCTTAGATATCATCAAACACATGAAAAAAGCGATTCTAGCTTGGAAAGAAGAAACCGGTTACGGCTTTAGCTTATACAGCACCCCAAGTGAGAACCTATGCAGCCGTTTCTGCTCAATCGATGCTAAAGAGTTTGGCGTAGTTGAAGGTGTAACTGACAAAGGTTACTACACCAACAGCTTCCACCTAGATGTTGAAAAGAAAGTTAACCCATTCGATAAAATTGACTTTGAGCAACCATACCCAGAGTTAGCTAATGGTGGCTTTATTTGCTACGGCGAATACCCGAACATGCAACACAACATTGAAGCGCTTGAACAGGTGTGGGACTACAGTTACTCACGCGTGCCTTACTACGGCACGAACACGCCAATTGATGAGTGTTATGACTGTGGCTTTGTGGGCGAGTTCAACTGTACTAGTAAAGGTTTTGTCTGCCCTAAATGCGGTAACCATGAGCCAAGCCGTGTGTCGGTTACCCGCCGCGTATGCGGATACTTAGGTAGCCCAGATGCACGGCCATTTAACTACGGCAAGCAAGAAGAAGTGAAACGCCGAGTGAAGCATATCTAA
- a CDS encoding DEAD/DEAH box helicase — MQFSDFSLDKRLLETVEHMGFTSPTPIQEQALPVALAGKDLMASSKTGSGKTLAFLLPAMQRIISKKALTKRDPRALILLPTRELAQQVYNQLRLLVANTQYKAVSILGGENFNDQAKALARDPHFIVATPGRIADHLSQKHLYLNGLELLILDEADRMLDLGFADQLKQINEAADHKRRQTLMFSATLDHDNIDDIAQTLLNSPAHVAIGESHTEHKDIHQRIVLADNLTHKESLLKHVLTTEEHKQIIVFTATRADTDRLAGVLTEQGFNTASLSGELKQAARNQIMDQFSRGAAQILVTTDVASRGLDLVNVSLVINFDMPKFAEEYVHRIGRTGRAGAKGDAVSFVGPKDWDNFKKVEQFLRKPFAITEFEGLKGKFNGIKPKPKKAAKKPTGKKVAAKSGIKAKTNKSKTAPKRDKRFMTAVDIGDAPMRRKAKPSKIIEQDDSAE; from the coding sequence TTGCAATTTTCTGATTTTTCTTTAGACAAACGCCTACTCGAAACCGTCGAACACATGGGCTTTACCAGTCCAACACCAATTCAGGAGCAAGCGCTTCCTGTGGCATTAGCCGGTAAAGACCTAATGGCGTCGTCAAAAACAGGATCTGGCAAAACCCTGGCTTTCTTGCTGCCGGCTATGCAGCGAATTATTTCTAAAAAAGCCCTGACCAAACGCGATCCTCGAGCGCTTATCTTGTTGCCTACCCGCGAGTTAGCGCAGCAGGTATATAACCAGTTACGTTTGCTGGTTGCCAATACCCAATATAAAGCGGTTAGTATTTTAGGTGGCGAGAACTTTAACGACCAAGCTAAAGCATTGGCGCGCGATCCACACTTTATTGTGGCAACGCCAGGTCGTATTGCTGACCACCTATCGCAAAAGCACCTGTACCTAAACGGCTTAGAGCTACTTATTCTTGATGAAGCCGACCGCATGCTTGATTTGGGCTTTGCTGACCAATTAAAACAAATCAATGAAGCCGCTGACCACAAACGTAGACAAACATTAATGTTTTCAGCGACTTTAGATCATGACAACATTGATGATATTGCCCAAACGCTACTTAACTCGCCTGCCCATGTTGCCATTGGCGAGTCACATACAGAGCATAAAGATATTCACCAGCGTATTGTGCTGGCAGATAACCTGACGCACAAAGAGTCGCTACTAAAGCATGTGTTAACGACTGAAGAGCACAAGCAAATCATTGTGTTTACCGCAACACGTGCTGACACCGACCGCCTAGCTGGTGTGTTAACTGAACAAGGGTTTAATACCGCGTCACTAAGCGGTGAGCTTAAGCAAGCTGCGCGTAATCAAATCATGGATCAATTCAGCCGCGGCGCCGCGCAAATTCTTGTAACCACAGACGTAGCCTCTCGCGGATTAGACCTTGTTAATGTGTCACTGGTTATCAACTTTGATATGCCAAAGTTTGCTGAAGAATATGTACACCGCATTGGTCGTACAGGACGTGCTGGCGCTAAAGGTGATGCGGTATCTTTCGTTGGCCCTAAAGATTGGGACAACTTTAAAAAGGTTGAGCAATTCTTGCGTAAACCGTTCGCCATCACTGAGTTTGAAGGCTTAAAAGGCAAATTCAACGGCATCAAGCCTAAGCCGAAAAAAGCTGCTAAAAAGCCAACAGGTAAAAAAGTGGCGGCTAAGTCAGGCATTAAGGCTAAAACCAACAAATCTAAAACAGCACCAAAGCGTGACAAACGCTTTATGACTGCTGTTGATATTGGTGATGCGCCAATGCGCCGTAAAGCCAAACCAAGCAAGATTATTGAACAAGACGATTCCGCGGAATAA
- a CDS encoding DUF3010 family protein: MKICGVELKGGEAIISLLSYEGETFNVPACRQISFTLSAASNTATINEFHFAFHKLMQDYHVDEIAIIERPQKGKQAGSATSFKMEAAIEITDLPVTILSPVAIKEQLKRNPPQVEFDSLELKRVQKNAFEVAYVLHNHHIFGKAQAAE, from the coding sequence ATGAAAATTTGTGGTGTAGAACTTAAAGGTGGCGAGGCGATTATTAGCCTACTAAGTTATGAAGGCGAAACGTTTAACGTCCCTGCTTGCCGCCAAATCTCATTCACTTTGTCGGCAGCGTCAAACACTGCCACTATCAATGAGTTTCACTTCGCATTTCACAAACTGATGCAAGACTACCATGTGGATGAAATAGCAATTATTGAGCGCCCACAAAAAGGTAAGCAGGCAGGCAGTGCAACCAGCTTTAAAATGGAAGCCGCTATCGAAATTACCGACCTGCCTGTCACCATTTTGTCGCCAGTCGCGATCAAAGAGCAGTTAAAGCGTAACCCTCCACAAGTGGAGTTCGACTCGCTTGAGCTTAAGCGCGTACAAAAGAATGCCTTTGAAGTTGCTTACGTGCTGCACAACCACCACATCTTTGGTAAAGCGCAAGCAGCAGAATAA
- a CDS encoding M48 family metallopeptidase — MRYIRHYPQAVISQVKALLDNNELGEHLLKKYPRVHNIRTDKALYDYTLEIKQAFLKQTDPLSKVIFDDKISLSHQALGLHSYVNRRQGNKVKAKNEIRISSRLKRIPEPLLKMVIVHELAHLREKDHNKAFYQLCCNMQSNYHQLELDMRLLLICESIGQSPY, encoded by the coding sequence CTGCGCTATATTCGCCACTACCCGCAAGCCGTTATTTCCCAAGTAAAAGCCTTGCTTGATAATAATGAACTAGGCGAACACTTACTCAAGAAATACCCGCGTGTTCACAATATACGTACCGACAAGGCGCTGTACGATTACACGCTGGAAATTAAGCAGGCATTTTTAAAGCAAACCGATCCACTGTCAAAGGTGATCTTCGACGACAAAATTAGTCTCAGCCACCAAGCACTTGGGCTACATAGCTATGTTAATCGTCGCCAGGGCAACAAGGTTAAAGCTAAAAACGAAATTCGCATTTCATCGCGCCTTAAACGCATCCCAGAGCCACTACTAAAAATGGTGATAGTGCACGAGCTCGCCCACTTAAGAGAAAAAGACCACAACAAAGCCTTCTATCAGCTGTGCTGTAATATGCAAAGCAATTACCACCAGCTCGAACTCGATATGCGCTTACTGCTTATCTGTGAGTCGATTGGGCAATCGCCTTACTAG
- a CDS encoding 5-carboxymethyl-2-hydroxymuconate Delta-isomerase: MPHFIMDCSADVLNNHDEQHIIKQIHLVANQTGLFDEGDIKVRVNAYNTYLVGNKQESFIHIFAHIMQGRTIEQKADLSRQMVTMLTSLFPDTPNIAMNVSDFEKATYCNRAMV; the protein is encoded by the coding sequence ATGCCGCATTTTATAATGGACTGCTCTGCGGATGTCCTAAACAACCATGACGAACAGCACATCATCAAACAAATTCATTTGGTGGCAAACCAAACAGGGTTATTCGATGAGGGCGATATCAAGGTCAGGGTAAACGCTTATAACACCTATTTAGTTGGTAACAAGCAAGAGAGCTTTATCCATATTTTTGCTCATATCATGCAGGGGCGCACCATAGAGCAAAAAGCCGATTTATCTCGCCAAATGGTGACAATGCTTACAAGTTTGTTCCCTGACACACCAAACATCGCAATGAATGTTAGCGACTTTGAAAAAGCAACCTACTGCAATCGAGCGATGGTATAA
- a CDS encoding GNAT family N-acetyltransferase, producing MNFNPINCDSINDAPIHIETERLSIRLVTTLDSADLYKIYSDPEVMKYWSCPPFTSESQATDLAQAGETNFHAGQSLFLGIVDKESKELIGTLSVFNIRQDSQRAEVGYILSRKYWHKGLMSEAFSALLDYCFEHLQLNRLEADIDPNNTASAALLIKHGFKAEGLLKERWIVNGNVTDSEIYGLLRADFKKLNSKE from the coding sequence ATGAACTTTAACCCAATAAACTGTGACTCGATAAACGATGCTCCAATACATATAGAAACTGAGCGATTGTCGATCCGCTTAGTGACTACGCTTGATAGCGCCGATTTATACAAGATTTACTCTGACCCAGAAGTCATGAAATATTGGAGCTGCCCACCTTTTACAAGTGAGTCACAAGCTACAGATCTGGCACAAGCTGGTGAAACAAACTTTCACGCTGGGCAATCGCTGTTTCTGGGGATTGTCGATAAAGAGTCCAAAGAGTTAATTGGCACCCTTAGTGTTTTCAATATTCGTCAAGACTCACAACGCGCTGAAGTGGGTTATATCCTATCAAGGAAGTATTGGCATAAAGGGCTGATGTCAGAGGCATTTAGTGCACTGCTCGATTACTGCTTTGAACATTTACAATTGAACAGACTAGAAGCTGACATAGACCCAAACAATACTGCATCAGCAGCACTGCTAATAAAGCATGGCTTTAAGGCTGAAGGTTTGCTCAAGGAGCGTTGGATAGTGAATGGCAATGTTACCGATAGTGAGATTTATGGGTTACTGAGAGCGGACTTTAAAAAACTTAACTCAAAGGAGTAG
- a CDS encoding VOC family protein produces the protein MFDHVVFGVRDFDKSKTFYQKVLAPIGIKTIAEDKLGIELSADGKSSLCIRRTPEDNPAHLHLAFVAQSREQVQSFHQIALQIGAKDNGAPGIRPNYSGQYYAAYVVDPDGHNIEMVYHQE, from the coding sequence ATGTTCGACCATGTCGTGTTTGGTGTACGTGACTTTGACAAAAGCAAAACCTTTTACCAAAAGGTTTTAGCTCCCATTGGCATCAAAACGATTGCCGAAGATAAGCTTGGTATTGAACTTAGCGCCGATGGCAAATCGTCTTTATGTATCCGCCGTACACCTGAAGATAACCCAGCTCACCTTCACCTAGCCTTTGTAGCCCAAAGCCGCGAGCAAGTACAAAGCTTTCATCAAATCGCGCTGCAGATTGGTGCTAAAGATAATGGCGCTCCCGGAATACGCCCTAACTATAGCGGCCAATATTACGCAGCCTATGTTGTTGACCCTGACGGACATAATATTGAAATGGTTTACCACCAAGAGTAG
- the bla gene encoding class A beta-lactamase — MLRQSLSITLLWLLSFTAYSQSVVSLNTDIKSLLDSKQATVGVSIWDQNANPIVAINADNQLPMQSVFKFHLAAAVLHQVDQGKWSLADKITITPDDLDNGLWSPIRKKYPTGAELTLAQVIKYTVAVSDNVGCDVLIGMLGGPKVLEQYLHQAGIKDIAVKYNEEMMQQVWQRQFDNWTTANGANQALSKLYDNNEQLLSATSHRFLWDVMKSSKTGKNKIRAGVRQGTIVAHKTGYSGKHNQTGVIAAHNDIGIVFLPNGSHYYISILVSDSRESSDDSQKIIADISKLAWMHFSAEN, encoded by the coding sequence ATGCTCCGTCAATCATTGTCCATCACCCTACTCTGGTTATTGTCTTTTACCGCTTATAGCCAATCTGTTGTGTCTCTTAACACTGATATCAAATCCCTGCTAGATTCAAAACAAGCCACGGTTGGCGTATCGATTTGGGACCAGAATGCAAACCCTATTGTCGCGATAAACGCTGATAATCAGCTCCCTATGCAAAGTGTATTTAAGTTTCACTTGGCTGCGGCGGTGTTGCATCAAGTTGATCAAGGAAAATGGTCACTTGCAGACAAAATAACCATTACACCAGACGATCTAGACAATGGATTGTGGAGCCCAATTAGGAAGAAATACCCAACGGGTGCAGAACTAACCTTAGCCCAAGTCATTAAATATACGGTTGCAGTCAGCGACAACGTTGGCTGTGATGTACTAATTGGCATGTTAGGCGGCCCAAAAGTCCTCGAGCAGTACCTGCACCAAGCTGGCATTAAAGACATAGCGGTAAAGTACAACGAAGAGATGATGCAACAGGTTTGGCAGCGACAATTTGATAACTGGACCACCGCCAATGGCGCAAATCAGGCTTTAAGCAAGCTATATGACAACAACGAGCAATTGCTATCCGCCACGAGTCACCGCTTTTTATGGGATGTCATGAAAAGCTCAAAAACGGGTAAAAACAAGATCCGCGCAGGTGTACGTCAAGGAACCATAGTTGCCCATAAAACCGGTTATTCTGGCAAGCATAATCAAACGGGTGTGATTGCTGCACATAACGACATAGGAATCGTATTCTTACCAAACGGTAGCCACTACTACATCAGCATTTTAGTCAGTGATTCTCGTGAAAGCAGCGACGACAGTCAAAAGATAATTGCCGATATTTCCAAACTAGCTTGGATGCATTTCAGCGCTGAAAACTAG
- a CDS encoding TetR/AcrR family transcriptional regulator: protein MAKTAKFDRDEVIDKATNLYWKKGFHATSMRNLQDEIDMRPGSIYAAFGSKDGLFKQALRNYTDMGLAELQLLVEQYDSPLAALKAFVKSQVVDTQNSAPNGMCMLAKTLGELTEDNQDLVDTTKSHLGEIAEAFASLIAKAQAAGEVNQGKSPDELAQHLQIQISGLRTFGKITADKALLKDKIEDMFKHYPF from the coding sequence ATGGCAAAAACTGCAAAATTCGATCGTGATGAAGTGATTGATAAAGCAACCAATCTTTATTGGAAGAAAGGCTTTCATGCGACATCGATGCGTAATTTACAGGATGAAATCGATATGCGTCCTGGTAGCATCTACGCTGCCTTTGGTAGCAAAGATGGCTTGTTTAAACAGGCACTAAGAAACTACACCGATATGGGGCTGGCTGAGTTACAGCTGCTTGTCGAACAATACGACTCGCCACTGGCTGCGCTTAAAGCCTTTGTGAAGTCTCAAGTAGTTGATACCCAAAACTCCGCTCCTAATGGTATGTGTATGTTAGCGAAAACCTTGGGTGAGCTTACCGAAGATAACCAGGATTTGGTTGATACCACCAAAAGTCACCTTGGTGAAATCGCCGAGGCGTTTGCCTCATTAATCGCTAAGGCGCAGGCAGCAGGCGAAGTCAACCAAGGCAAAAGCCCAGATGAGCTTGCTCAGCATCTACAAATCCAAATTTCGGGTTTACGCACCTTTGGTAAAATAACTGCTGACAAAGCACTGCTCAAAGACAAAATTGAGGATATGTTCAAGCATTATCCTTTCTGA
- a CDS encoding carboxymuconolactone decarboxylase family protein — protein MSNFTFHTVETAPEKSKPMLEGALKQMGAVPGLYAVMSESPETLKAYQQLHQAFTSTSFDAEELTVVWQTINVEHECTYCVPAHTGIAHSMKVDSALTEALRNQQPMPNAKLQALHDFTLAMVRERGNVSEEQMETFFAAGYGHKQVIEIILGLSQKVISNYVNHVAKTPVDPMFEQFAWTK, from the coding sequence ATGAGCAATTTTACATTTCACACAGTAGAAACTGCACCAGAGAAAAGTAAGCCAATGCTAGAGGGTGCGCTAAAACAAATGGGCGCGGTACCAGGTTTGTATGCTGTTATGTCTGAATCGCCAGAGACACTGAAAGCGTATCAGCAACTGCACCAAGCATTTACTTCAACCTCATTTGATGCAGAAGAACTAACAGTGGTTTGGCAAACCATCAACGTAGAGCATGAATGTACATACTGCGTGCCGGCTCATACAGGTATCGCCCACTCGATGAAAGTAGACTCGGCGTTAACTGAAGCGCTACGTAACCAGCAACCTATGCCAAATGCAAAGCTACAAGCATTGCACGATTTTACGCTGGCGATGGTACGTGAGCGCGGCAATGTGTCAGAGGAGCAAATGGAAACATTTTTTGCAGCCGGTTACGGCCACAAACAAGTCATCGAAATCATTCTAGGTTTGTCACAAAAGGTAATCAGCAACTATGTCAACCATGTGGCTAAAACACCGGTTGACCCTATGTTTGAACAATTTGCCTGGACTAAATAA
- a CDS encoding DsbA family oxidoreductase, whose protein sequence is MTQKIKLDIISDVVCPWCIVGYNHLNAAIEQLGIQDKVEIEWHPFELNPDMPPEGEELRTHVARKYGASRADSDRARANIAAAGAKYGFEFNYSDDMKMVNTFDAHVLLDYAKQLGKQTDLKMRLFAAFFTEAKDVSDRSVLIEQAAAVGIDAEQARNALNDEQLQQAVRQQESHWQQLGISSVPTVVFNRTSALNGAHPQETFAQVLQELAKS, encoded by the coding sequence ATGACCCAAAAAATCAAATTAGACATTATTTCAGATGTAGTCTGTCCGTGGTGCATTGTGGGCTATAACCACTTGAACGCTGCGATAGAGCAACTTGGCATACAAGATAAAGTCGAGATTGAATGGCATCCATTTGAGCTAAATCCCGATATGCCGCCAGAAGGTGAAGAGTTACGCACCCATGTCGCTAGAAAGTACGGTGCATCACGAGCAGATAGTGATCGCGCGCGAGCAAATATTGCCGCCGCCGGCGCTAAATACGGTTTCGAGTTTAACTATTCTGACGATATGAAAATGGTCAATACCTTCGATGCCCACGTGCTACTTGATTACGCCAAACAATTGGGTAAGCAAACGGATTTGAAAATGCGCTTGTTCGCCGCTTTCTTCACTGAAGCAAAAGACGTATCTGATCGTTCAGTGTTAATTGAACAAGCAGCAGCTGTCGGAATTGATGCAGAGCAAGCACGCAACGCGCTCAACGATGAGCAGCTGCAACAAGCCGTGCGTCAGCAAGAGTCTCATTGGCAACAACTTGGCATTAGCAGTGTGCCAACCGTGGTATTTAATCGCACTAGCGCACTTAATGGCGCTCATCCGCAAGAGACATTTGCTCAAGTGCTACAAGAGTTAGCTAAATCTTGA
- a CDS encoding peptidoglycan DD-metalloendopeptidase family protein translates to MSCVLLVGAALLMPTTQEFEVKRIPVALDLEKLLPNLSQLDFIEEVETTRAPIFSREIAPGDTLGSLFSKAGIDHQTMYKVLEADLEVLALDTLMPGNRIQFWDNDAGELQKLELYFNAARQVVFSRLDDGSFEVKDIITEGVWQNRIIGGEINGSFYLSAEKAGLNANEIQRINNLLKTKFNFARELRAGDTFQVLMNDQFIEGVPTGNTEVQGVTINAYSRNVSAFQHSDGNFYDENGESLAPAFQRIPLKRKYRLSSHFNPKRKHPITGRVRPHNGTDFATPIGTPVVAPGDGVVTMVKNHAFAGKYVVIEHDNKVRTRYLHLSQFRVRKGQRVKRGQVIALTGNTGASTGPHLHYEFHVNGRPIDPMKANIAEAKVLPKKQLQEFQQIVSSRKMMMSFG, encoded by the coding sequence ATGAGCTGCGTACTTCTCGTTGGTGCAGCTTTGCTTATGCCAACCACTCAAGAGTTTGAAGTAAAACGTATTCCTGTCGCGTTGGATTTAGAAAAACTACTGCCCAACCTGAGTCAGCTTGATTTTATCGAAGAAGTCGAAACCACTCGCGCCCCCATCTTTAGCCGTGAGATAGCACCTGGCGACACACTTGGCTCACTATTTTCAAAAGCTGGGATTGACCATCAAACCATGTATAAGGTGCTTGAGGCGGATCTCGAAGTCCTCGCGCTTGATACGCTAATGCCAGGTAACCGCATACAGTTTTGGGACAATGATGCTGGCGAGCTGCAAAAACTTGAGCTGTACTTTAATGCCGCAAGACAAGTGGTGTTTAGCCGCTTAGATGATGGCAGCTTTGAAGTGAAAGACATCATTACTGAAGGTGTTTGGCAAAACCGTATTATCGGCGGGGAGATTAACGGCTCGTTTTATCTCTCGGCTGAAAAAGCAGGATTGAATGCGAATGAAATTCAACGCATCAATAATCTGTTAAAGACCAAGTTCAACTTTGCTCGTGAGCTAAGAGCAGGGGATACTTTTCAAGTTTTGATGAACGATCAGTTTATTGAAGGTGTACCTACGGGTAATACTGAGGTGCAAGGGGTAACGATTAACGCGTATTCTCGTAACGTCAGTGCGTTTCAACATTCAGACGGTAATTTTTACGATGAAAACGGCGAAAGTTTAGCACCCGCTTTTCAGCGTATTCCGCTAAAACGTAAGTATCGTTTATCGTCACACTTCAATCCAAAGCGTAAACACCCAATCACTGGTCGCGTGCGCCCGCATAACGGTACAGACTTTGCCACACCTATTGGCACACCAGTGGTTGCGCCAGGCGATGGTGTAGTAACTATGGTGAAAAACCATGCTTTTGCAGGTAAATATGTGGTTATTGAGCACGACAATAAGGTGCGTACTCGTTATTTACATTTATCGCAATTTAGAGTGCGTAAAGGTCAGCGCGTTAAGCGCGGGCAGGTCATCGCTTTAACTGGCAATACCGGCGCATCAACCGGGCCGCATTTACACTATGAGTTTCATGTAAATGGTCGCCCCATAGATCCTATGAAAGCTAATATTGCTGAAGCCAAAGTGTTGCCAAAGAAACAGTTACAAGAGTTCCAACAGATTGTAAGTAGCCGCAAGATGATGATGTCATTTGGCTAA